Proteins found in one Quercus robur chromosome 2, dhQueRobu3.1, whole genome shotgun sequence genomic segment:
- the LOC126713322 gene encoding mitochondrial inner membrane protein OXA1-like translates to MAFMRSLSTRATIIARRCHPSFSYVLHNDDDSKTRSIDEDLSSQRIDSFLQRRSFGSRSFNNSAGFGAFFQDRRYSHKFLLPSSGPSFCRYMSTTVGGGPDKVEIISDVAEVLSNTSMETVAAQATAVNEVAIAAADSFLPVKMLQYIIDYVHCYTGLNWWAAIALTTLVIRGATLPLLINQLKATAKLTLLRPHLEEIKQEMQDKATDPNAIADGQQRMQKLFKEYGVNPFTPLKGLFIQGPVFISFFMAIRNMSEKVPSFKTGGAYWFLDLTTPDALYIFPVLTALSFLITVECNMQEGMEGNPVAGTMKNVSRGLAVLTVPFTMSFPKAIFCYWITSNLFSLSYGLVLKYPGVKKFLGVPEIPVTKPTTAPQPAFSAMEALKRAMAVKAESTAVPLESGKLPDQRISSTSVLSQRIKSLEKQAKGRKKNKKR, encoded by the exons ATGGCTTTTATGCGTAGTTTATCTACAAGAGCTACGATTATAGCTCGAAGATGCCACCCATCTTTTAGTTATGTTCTCCataatgatgatgatagtaAAACCCGCTCGATTGATGAGGACTTGTCTTCTCAAAGAATTGATAGCTTTCTCCAAAGGAGGTCCTTTGGAAGTCGCAGCTTCAATAATTCAGCTGGGTTTGGTGCTTTTTTCCAAGATAGAAGATATTCCCACAAGTTTCTTCTGCCGAGTTCAGGTCCCTCTTTCTGCAGGTATATGTCGACCACAGTTGGTGGAGGGCCGGACAAAGTTGAAATAATCAGTGATGTTGCTGAGGTTCTCTCAAATACATCCATGGAAACAGTAGCTGCACAGGCCACAGCAGTGAATGAAGTTGCCATTGCTGCTGCTGATTCTTTCTTGCCAGTCAAGATGTTGCAGTACATTATAGATTATGTGCACTGTTATACTGGCTTGAACTG GTGGGCTGCTATAGCTTTAACAACTCTTGTGATTCGGGGGGCAACACTTCCACTTTTGATAAATCAACTTAAAGCTACTGCAAAACTCACT CTCTTGAGGCCACATTTGGAGGAAATAAAGCAGGAGATGCAAGATAAG GCTACGGATCCCAATGCCATTGCTGACGGTCAGCAACGAATGCAGAAGCTGTTTAAGGA ATATGGTGTGAATCCATTTACTCCACTGAAGGGACTCTTTATACAAGGTCCTGTCTTCATCAGTTTTTTCATGGCT ATTAGAAATATGTCAGAGAAAGTCCCATCATTCAAAACTGGTGGTGCGTACTGGTTTTTGGATCTCACAACTCCTGATGCTTTATACATTTTTCCAGTTTTGACTGCACTGTCATTCTTAATTACTGTGGAG TGCAACATGCAGGAGGGTATGGAAGGAAATCCTGTTGCTGGCACCATGAAAAATGTTTCAAGGGGCCTAGCTGTTCTTACAGTTCCATTCACCATGAGTTTTCCTAAG GCTATATTTTGTTACTGGATTACATCCAACTTGTTCTCGCTCTCGTATGGACTGG tGCTTAAATATCCTGGAGTAAAGAAGTTCTTGGGGGTTCCTGAAATACCTGTTACAAAGCCAACTACTGCTCCACAACCTGCCTTCTCTGCGATGGAAGCCCTGAAACGTGCTATGGCAGTCAAAGCAGAATCTACCGCAGTACCTCTTGAATCAGGGAAGCTTCCAGACCAAAGAATATCTTCTACTTCAGTTCTTAGTCAAAGGATTAAAAGTTTAGAGAAACAGgcaaaaggaagaaagaaaaacaagaagaggTGA